A single region of the Actinomycetota bacterium genome encodes:
- a CDS encoding pirin family protein codes for MATVRRIETVLESRYTMEGAGVRLRRVFANREARLMDPFLLLDHFGSANPDDYLAGFPWHPHRGIETITYMLEGEVEHGDSLGNRGTIGSGDIQWMTAGSGIIHQEMPQRYEGTLRGLQLWANLPAAQKMMSPRYRDISAAQVPEVDLGGARIKVIAGEIQGTRGAVGDIVIDPTYLDVDMPPDTSLDLPVKEDHNAFAFVLEGEGFFGGAQPVSANHLALFVDGDTVSVSTRSNPVRLIFVSGKPLREPIAWGGPIVMNTEEELEQAFREYREGTFIKS; via the coding sequence ATGGCCACCGTAAGAAGAATAGAGACAGTACTGGAGAGCAGGTACACCATGGAGGGCGCGGGGGTGCGGCTGCGCCGCGTCTTCGCCAACAGGGAGGCGCGCCTTATGGACCCCTTTCTGCTCCTGGACCATTTCGGCTCCGCCAACCCGGATGATTATCTCGCCGGCTTTCCCTGGCACCCCCACCGCGGCATCGAGACCATAACCTACATGCTCGAGGGCGAGGTGGAACACGGGGACAGCTTGGGCAACCGCGGCACCATCGGTTCGGGCGACATCCAGTGGATGACCGCAGGGAGCGGCATCATCCACCAGGAGATGCCCCAGAGGTACGAGGGCACCCTGCGGGGGCTGCAGCTGTGGGCCAATCTCCCCGCTGCGCAAAAGATGATGTCCCCCCGCTACCGGGACATCTCCGCTGCACAGGTGCCGGAGGTCGACCTGGGGGGCGCCCGCATTAAGGTGATCGCGGGTGAGATCCAGGGTACCCGTGGTGCCGTGGGCGATATCGTCATCGACCCCACCTATCTCGATGTGGATATGCCGCCGGACACCTCGCTGGACCTGCCGGTGAAAGAGGACCATAACGCCTTCGCCTTCGTCCTCGAGGGGGAGGGATTCTTCGGGGGTGCTCAGCCGGTGAGCGCAAACCACCTCGCTCTCTTCGTGGACGGCGACACGGTCTCCGTCTCCACCCGCTCAAACCCAGTGCGCTTAATCTTCGTCTCCGGAAAACCCCTGCGGGAGCCCATCGCCTGGGGTGGGCCCATCGTCATGAACACCGAGGAGGAGCTGGAGCAGGCCTTCCGAGAATACCGTGAGGGCACCTTTATCAAAAGCTGA
- a CDS encoding peroxiredoxin family protein, protein MSRENKVLSVGDRAPDFELPEAVTGKPVKLADLLGQPLMIYFGRGTWUPHCREYVGHIRDMYQELEKCNTRVVVILAQKREPIREYVEAHDFPYPFLADTRRQVVKDYGVYVRANFESVHIARPALFILDAEGIIRYNHIASIQTEYPKDADIFAVLNTL, encoded by the coding sequence ATGTCCAGAGAGAACAAGGTCCTGAGCGTAGGCGACAGGGCCCCCGATTTCGAGCTTCCGGAAGCGGTTACGGGCAAGCCGGTGAAGCTGGCCGACCTGCTGGGGCAGCCCCTGATGATCTACTTCGGCCGGGGCACCTGGTGACCGCACTGCCGTGAGTATGTGGGCCACATACGCGACATGTACCAGGAACTGGAGAAGTGCAACACCAGGGTGGTGGTGATCCTGGCGCAGAAGCGGGAGCCCATCAGGGAATACGTGGAGGCGCACGACTTCCCCTACCCCTTCCTGGCTGACACAAGGCGCCAGGTGGTCAAGGACTACGGGGTCTATGTACGGGCGAACTTCGAGTCGGTGCACATCGCGCGGCCGGCCCTCTTCATCCTCGACGCGGAAGGCATCATCAGGTACAACCATATCGCCAGCATCCAGACGGAGTACCCCAAGGACGCGGACATCTTCGCCGTCCTCAACACCCTCTAA
- a CDS encoding lipid-transfer protein, producing MRRANVAGVGMTKFTSPKALRPYTEMGQEAVKDALADSGVDYSEIEHAYAGWVYADSCAGQKVLYDLGMTGIPVFNVNNNCSTGSNALFLARQAVATGVVECALAVGFEQMSPGALGIVFSDRPIPMFTFFEKLWNFTPPVPGAAPAAQLFGGAGLEHQEKYGTKTETFAKISVKARKHAQHNERAIFRDQLTVEEVLASPPQAPPLTRLQCCPPTCGAAAAVVCSDEFAARHNIASPVYIIAQSMLTDFSSTFEGNSPMRIVGYDMTAAAAKEVYEASGIGPEDVDVIELHDCFTANELITYEGLGLTPEGTAEKFIEDGDNTYGGKYVTNPSGGLLSKGHPLGATGLAQCAELVWQLRGEAGVRQVEGARIGLQHNIGLGGCVVVTMYGRN from the coding sequence ATGAGGAGAGCAAACGTAGCCGGCGTCGGGATGACCAAGTTCACTTCCCCTAAAGCCCTACGGCCTTACACCGAGATGGGGCAGGAGGCGGTGAAGGACGCCCTGGCCGATTCAGGCGTGGACTACTCGGAGATCGAGCACGCCTATGCGGGCTGGGTCTATGCCGACAGCTGCGCCGGCCAGAAGGTCCTCTACGACCTGGGCATGACCGGCATCCCGGTCTTCAACGTCAACAACAACTGCTCCACGGGCTCCAACGCCCTCTTCCTGGCCCGCCAGGCCGTGGCCACCGGTGTGGTGGAGTGCGCGCTGGCCGTGGGATTCGAGCAGATGTCGCCGGGAGCCTTGGGCATCGTCTTCAGTGACCGCCCCATCCCCATGTTCACCTTCTTCGAGAAGCTGTGGAACTTCACCCCACCCGTGCCGGGCGCGGCCCCCGCGGCACAGCTCTTCGGCGGCGCGGGCCTGGAGCACCAGGAGAAGTACGGTACCAAGACCGAGACCTTCGCCAAGATCTCGGTGAAGGCGCGCAAGCACGCGCAGCACAACGAGCGGGCGATCTTCCGCGACCAGCTGACGGTGGAGGAGGTGCTGGCCTCGCCCCCGCAGGCTCCGCCCCTGACCCGCCTGCAATGCTGCCCGCCGACCTGCGGCGCAGCCGCGGCGGTGGTATGCTCGGACGAGTTCGCTGCCAGGCACAACATCGCCAGCCCCGTATATATAATCGCCCAGTCCATGCTCACCGACTTCTCCAGCACCTTCGAGGGCAACAGCCCCATGCGCATCGTGGGCTACGACATGACCGCCGCCGCCGCCAAAGAGGTCTACGAGGCCTCCGGCATCGGGCCCGAGGACGTGGACGTTATCGAGCTGCACGACTGCTTCACCGCCAACGAGCTCATCACCTATGAGGGGCTGGGGCTCACACCCGAGGGTACGGCGGAGAAGTTCATCGAGGACGGCGACAACACCTACGGCGGGAAGTACGTGACCAACCCCTCCGGCGGCCTGCTCTCCAAGGGGCATCCCCTGGGGGCGACGGGGCTCGCCCAGTGTGCCGAGCTGGTGTGGCAGCTGCGCGGGGAGGCAGGAGTGCGCCAGGTGGAGGGGGCCAGGATCGGCCTGCAGCACAACATCGGCCTAGGCGGATGCGTGGTCGTTACCATGTACGGCAGGAACTGA
- a CDS encoding SCP2 sterol-binding domain-containing protein — MTYTYGTKEWEDSFTTLMQDLLDSEREPYILGTPSWIATYESLIQNDAEYRKLAQGWEGGVVIHITADPAVGLEEDMFLLIDLWHGDCRGVRLVPTDAGENGDYVLTASYDRWKQVMTGELDVVKGLMQGKIKLKGNLPTIVRYNKAAVRLVELVATINTIFLDEMDAEEVEAFKPWVSFIREEYEL; from the coding sequence ATGACTTACACCTATGGGACCAAGGAGTGGGAGGATTCGTTCACCACTCTCATGCAGGACCTGCTGGATTCCGAGAGGGAACCTTACATCCTGGGCACGCCCTCCTGGATCGCCACCTACGAATCCCTGATCCAGAACGATGCGGAATACAGGAAGCTCGCCCAGGGGTGGGAGGGCGGAGTGGTCATCCACATCACCGCCGACCCCGCCGTGGGCCTGGAAGAGGACATGTTCCTGCTCATCGACCTCTGGCATGGGGACTGCAGGGGAGTGCGGCTGGTGCCCACGGATGCGGGGGAGAACGGGGACTACGTCCTCACCGCCAGCTACGACCGCTGGAAGCAGGTGATGACCGGCGAGCTGGACGTGGTCAAGGGCCTGATGCAGGGGAAGATCAAGCTCAAGGGGAACCTCCCCACCATCGTGCGCTACAACAAGGCCGCGGTGCGCCTGGTGGAGCTGGTGGCCACCATCAACACCATCTTCCTGGACGAGATGGACGCCGAGGAAGTCGAGGCCTTCAAGCCCTGGGTTTCCTTCATCCGCGAGGAATACGAGCTCTGA
- a CDS encoding RnfABCDGE type electron transport complex subunit D, whose protein sequence is MEAAAPPHLHRAGGSIPRGMLDVLIALIPALAVGVLVFGMNVVYIVTVSIVVAVLSEFFVRVIMRRKVTLYDLSAVVTGLLFAFLLPPTTPLWVVAIGAFIAVAVAKELFGGLGNNVFNPALLARVILMFTPLSLYTAKYVRPFFWKQVGFFTPVTTSVIDRAAGSVAYQTLGGLRLDAVNAATPLSLLHAGKVGDAVAGATPVGATWFTSGGRPSTLSLFLGLKAGSIGEVSVLALLLGGLYLILRGTINWRIPVGIIAAFTLFNLAAWNSPLYQLLSGAVFLGAFFMATDWVTSPMANRGVWIYAAGIGLTVAFLRVVGFHAEAVAVAILNWNLFTLAIDRYVARPRFGESRWRLFNRLPKKPQLEALPRSKPNWV, encoded by the coding sequence ATGGAGGCGGCGGCGCCTCCGCATCTGCACCGGGCAGGAGGATCAATCCCCCGCGGCATGCTGGACGTGCTCATCGCCCTTATACCGGCACTGGCCGTAGGAGTGCTGGTCTTCGGAATGAACGTCGTCTATATCGTAACCGTGAGCATCGTCGTCGCCGTGCTCTCCGAGTTCTTCGTGCGCGTGATCATGCGCCGCAAGGTCACCCTCTACGACCTCAGCGCCGTGGTGACCGGCCTGCTCTTCGCGTTCCTGCTCCCGCCCACCACGCCCCTGTGGGTGGTGGCCATCGGCGCCTTCATCGCCGTGGCGGTGGCCAAGGAACTCTTCGGCGGCCTGGGCAACAACGTCTTCAACCCGGCCTTGCTCGCCAGGGTCATCCTCATGTTCACGCCACTCTCCCTCTACACCGCTAAATACGTACGGCCCTTCTTCTGGAAACAGGTGGGGTTCTTCACCCCGGTGACCACCAGCGTCATCGACCGCGCCGCGGGCAGCGTGGCCTACCAGACCCTGGGGGGGTTGAGGCTGGACGCGGTAAACGCCGCCACTCCCCTCTCGCTGCTGCACGCCGGCAAGGTGGGGGACGCCGTGGCTGGCGCCACTCCGGTGGGCGCCACCTGGTTCACCTCCGGGGGCAGGCCGAGCACGCTCTCGCTATTCCTGGGGCTGAAGGCCGGCTCCATCGGTGAGGTCTCGGTCCTGGCGCTGCTGCTCGGCGGCCTCTATCTGATCTTGCGTGGGACTATCAACTGGCGCATCCCCGTGGGCATCATCGCCGCCTTCACCCTCTTCAACCTGGCAGCATGGAACTCCCCCCTGTACCAGCTGCTGAGCGGCGCTGTCTTCCTGGGAGCCTTCTTCATGGCCACCGACTGGGTTACCAGCCCCATGGCCAACCGGGGCGTCTGGATCTACGCCGCGGGCATCGGGCTGACCGTCGCTTTCCTGCGCGTGGTGGGCTTTCATGCCGAGGCGGTGGCGGTCGCCATCCTCAACTGGAACCTCTTTACCCTGGCCATCGACCGCTACGTGGCGCGACCGCGCTTTGGCGAATCGCGCTGGCGCCTCTTCAACCGTCTGCCGAAGAAGCCCCAACTGGAGGCCTTGCCCCGCAGCAAGCCCAACTGGGTCTAG
- a CDS encoding SEC-C domain-containing protein, which translates to MMDDERGSDHFSEMLEDLKAGETSITEYTQELEAALPSSLLDSFALVSACIGRFAAGEITLEEAEKEVREQADLHPGHPFFFHMCMTYALQRGDELEADGYTALIRAKADRREEITGEDFIAGLDEVFTERLERIEQADRDPYSAFTYIYGGGEHLLKHLLVEEVLASEASLDPAVLELTLERSPQTTPVIIYTLQELLEEARPSDIPAGFVFLLRILGETRPIAALPVLLAGLDRCVSLPLHETVLALAKLGSAYPEQVSDALRRLVINPDKGETRLAAIEVLGMLQQQAGNLQFLMEELGRLGTEDDFHRDVFTFLVSAILSSSLREGYAAVDAALEEQRAYLDTRTIFLTMQYLKKRDRTKAGSLLANVLAEDVRDLLDLYPPPHIAAKRRTLTLAREDALREAMLGDLPDLSEVEERLRAKKDEPCTCGSGKKFRNCCQPRLLEMREMLLERGAERETGPDWGA; encoded by the coding sequence ATGATGGACGATGAGCGGGGGAGCGATCATTTCTCCGAGATGTTGGAGGACCTCAAGGCGGGGGAGACATCCATCACCGAATACACGCAGGAGCTCGAGGCCGCGTTGCCCAGCTCGCTCCTGGACTCCTTTGCCCTCGTTTCCGCCTGCATCGGCAGGTTCGCCGCTGGCGAGATTACCCTGGAGGAGGCGGAAAAGGAGGTACGGGAGCAGGCGGACCTCCACCCCGGGCACCCTTTTTTCTTCCATATGTGCATGACCTACGCATTGCAGCGCGGCGACGAACTCGAGGCCGACGGCTACACCGCGCTTATCAGGGCCAAGGCTGACCGCCGGGAAGAGATCACCGGTGAGGACTTCATCGCGGGGCTGGACGAGGTCTTCACGGAACGCCTCGAGCGCATCGAGCAGGCGGACAGGGACCCTTACTCCGCCTTCACGTATATCTACGGCGGCGGCGAGCACCTGCTCAAGCACCTGCTGGTGGAGGAAGTACTGGCCAGCGAGGCCAGCCTGGACCCGGCGGTCCTGGAGCTCACCCTCGAGAGGAGCCCCCAGACTACGCCGGTGATCATCTACACGCTCCAGGAGCTGCTGGAAGAGGCCAGGCCCAGCGATATCCCGGCCGGCTTCGTGTTCCTGCTGCGCATACTGGGGGAGACCAGGCCCATAGCGGCCCTGCCGGTCCTCCTCGCGGGGCTGGACCGCTGTGTCAGCCTGCCGCTGCACGAGACGGTGCTGGCCCTGGCCAAGCTGGGATCGGCCTATCCCGAGCAGGTATCCGATGCGCTGCGCAGGCTGGTCATCAACCCCGACAAGGGTGAGACCAGGCTGGCGGCCATCGAGGTGCTGGGGATGCTGCAGCAGCAGGCGGGGAACCTGCAGTTCCTCATGGAGGAGCTCGGCCGCCTAGGTACCGAGGACGATTTCCACCGCGACGTCTTCACCTTCCTCGTCTCCGCCATCCTCTCGTCGTCGCTGCGTGAGGGCTACGCCGCCGTTGACGCGGCGCTGGAGGAGCAGCGGGCCTACCTGGACACCCGCACCATCTTCCTGACCATGCAATACCTGAAGAAGCGCGACCGCACCAAGGCGGGGTCGCTGCTGGCGAACGTCCTCGCCGAGGACGTGCGGGACCTGCTGGACCTCTACCCGCCCCCGCACATCGCGGCGAAGCGCCGCACCCTAACCCTGGCGCGCGAGGACGCCCTGAGGGAGGCCATGCTGGGCGACCTGCCCGACCTCTCCGAGGTGGAGGAGCGCCTGCGAGCGAAAAAGGACGAGCCCTGCACCTGCGGAAGCGGCAAGAAGTTCAGGAACTGCTGCCAGCCGAGGCTGCTGGAGATGCGCGAGATGCTACTGGAGCGCGGAGCGGAGAGGGAGACCGGCCCCGACTGGGGCGCCTGA
- a CDS encoding peptidylprolyl isomerase, giving the protein MKVGPNMNVFFDYRLYDEDGLMIDSSTEGQPLGFVFGEGSIIPGLERELEGMEPGESKEVTVRPEDAYGLRDPELVQQVPRESFAEGPALEVGTSYTGRTEGGQVINFLIIGMDDESVEIDMNHPLAGMNLRFQVTIREVREGSA; this is encoded by the coding sequence ATGAAGGTAGGCCCGAACATGAACGTCTTCTTCGACTACCGTCTATATGACGAGGACGGCCTGATGATCGACAGCAGCACAGAGGGCCAGCCCCTGGGGTTCGTCTTTGGCGAGGGGAGTATCATCCCCGGTCTGGAGAGGGAACTGGAGGGCATGGAGCCCGGGGAGAGCAAGGAGGTCACGGTAAGGCCGGAGGACGCCTACGGCCTGAGGGACCCCGAGCTGGTGCAGCAGGTTCCCCGGGAGAGTTTCGCGGAAGGCCCCGCCCTGGAGGTAGGCACCTCCTACACCGGGCGCACTGAGGGCGGACAGGTCATCAACTTCCTCATCATCGGCATGGACGATGAGAGCGTCGAGATCGACATGAACCATCCCCTGGCGGGGATGAACCTGCGTTTCCAGGTGACCATCAGGGAGGTACGGGAAGGAAGCGCATAG
- a CDS encoding C-GCAxxG-C-C family protein — MGEEASEREVLDRLERRALEHLMAYGSCAQSSLKALQDEFGLESAETLKAATAMPGVALRGDTCGAVIGPVMALGLAFGRDRPEDTQALMLTLQLASRFCRSFEEELGSCSCAGVQERLFGRSFNLTDPQQIQEFAAAGAAERCGVPVAAAVRIAGRLIMEARRQ; from the coding sequence ATGGGAGAGGAAGCATCCGAAAGGGAGGTCCTGGACCGCCTCGAGCGACGGGCCTTGGAACACCTGATGGCCTACGGCAGCTGCGCCCAGAGCTCCCTCAAGGCCCTGCAGGATGAATTCGGCCTGGAAAGCGCCGAGACCCTCAAGGCGGCCACCGCCATGCCCGGTGTGGCCTTGCGCGGCGATACCTGCGGGGCGGTGATAGGCCCGGTGATGGCCCTGGGGTTGGCCTTCGGACGCGACAGGCCCGAGGACACGCAAGCCCTCATGCTCACACTGCAGCTGGCAAGCCGCTTCTGCCGCAGCTTCGAAGAGGAGCTGGGCAGCTGCTCCTGCGCTGGGGTCCAGGAGCGCCTCTTCGGGCGCAGCTTCAACCTCACCGACCCGCAGCAGATACAGGAGTTCGCCGCGGCCGGCGCCGCCGAGAGATGCGGAGTGCCGGTGGCGGCGGCGGTGCGCATCGCCGGCCGTCTGATCATGGAGGCCAGGCGCCAGTGA
- a CDS encoding glycoside hydrolase family 3 N-terminal domain-containing protein — protein sequence MISPDRKKRRSGKSRAAVVAVLLMALVLTAAGCARSQQDGDGNGDSDPLRGLTLEQKVGQLFLVGFEGTAVTPELQQLFTAVHPGGVILFGRNIEGEAQLERLIQDLQGLARADSGLPLFIAVDQEGGEVVRIGWLGDGTPQGQVESAAQAYDLALARGRGLSGLGINLNLAPVLDMGQPGDFLTRYGRTFPGSTRQVGELGASVISGQRDGGVFSSAKHFPGYGGITYDPENERLAVLPGLPVITQFQAAAEAGPEFVMTANVIYEDIDPELPFTLSPTCISYLRTNLGGDYLVVSDDLATAVLKQAYGLEGTVTRAAQAGVDVLLVAGHEAGDAQAAFTALAAAVRSGTISEDEIDRRVSGILQLKEELSP from the coding sequence ATGATTTCCCCGGACAGGAAAAAGCGGCGGAGCGGAAAGAGCAGGGCGGCTGTCGTGGCCGTACTTCTCATGGCGCTGGTCCTTACCGCCGCTGGTTGCGCACGCTCCCAACAGGACGGCGACGGCAACGGCGACAGCGATCCCCTGCGCGGCCTCACCCTGGAGCAGAAGGTTGGCCAGCTCTTCCTGGTCGGCTTCGAGGGCACCGCGGTGACCCCGGAGCTGCAGCAGCTCTTCACTGCCGTCCACCCAGGCGGGGTGATCCTCTTCGGCAGGAACATCGAGGGTGAGGCCCAGCTCGAGCGACTCATACAAGACCTGCAGGGCTTGGCCCGCGCCGACAGCGGGTTACCCCTCTTCATCGCCGTGGACCAGGAGGGCGGTGAGGTCGTCCGCATCGGCTGGCTGGGTGACGGCACGCCTCAGGGACAGGTCGAAAGCGCCGCGCAGGCCTACGACCTCGCCCTGGCGCGGGGCCGCGGCCTATCCGGCCTGGGCATAAACCTCAACCTGGCACCCGTGCTGGACATGGGCCAGCCGGGGGACTTCCTCACCCGTTACGGCCGCACCTTCCCCGGCAGCACACGGCAGGTGGGCGAGCTGGGAGCCAGCGTGATCTCAGGCCAGCGCGACGGCGGCGTCTTCTCTTCCGCCAAGCACTTCCCCGGCTACGGTGGTATTACCTACGACCCCGAGAACGAGAGGCTCGCGGTGTTGCCGGGACTGCCCGTGATCACCCAGTTCCAGGCGGCGGCGGAGGCAGGCCCGGAGTTCGTCATGACCGCCAACGTGATCTACGAAGACATCGACCCTGAGCTGCCCTTCACCCTCTCACCCACGTGTATCTCCTATCTCAGGACCAACCTCGGCGGCGATTACCTGGTGGTCAGCGATGACCTCGCAACCGCGGTGCTCAAACAGGCATACGGACTCGAGGGGACGGTGACCCGGGCGGCCCAGGCAGGGGTGGACGTCCTGCTCGTCGCCGGCCACGAGGCGGGGGACGCGCAGGCGGCCTTCACCGCCCTCGCCGCCGCGGTACGGTCCGGCACCATCTCCGAGGATGAGATAGACCGGCGCGTGAGCGGGATATTGCAACTCAAGGAAGAGCTATCCCCGTGA
- a CDS encoding radical SAM protein, whose amino-acid sequence MLNGRAGDPVLDLLVWLLRSDRLRPLLFHGAERWLKSYLRGRDADPSANVRINEEHLLTALAILDTVDRLIARKAISPHLLRVIAELWGRALTAPAEARPAVMRFREERGCDPPWFIAISPGRACNLRCPGCYSASDGSNASLPWPILDRILTEAKGLWGINLVVISGGEPLAYRSEGKNIIDLAEKHTDLLFLTFTNGTLIDAATARRLGRTGNLTPALSVEGLRERTDAARGTGIFDGIIEAMRLLAEAGVPTGISVTATHDNSEELLSDPFVDLFFDELGAFYGFLFQYMPMGRNCDPGRMPTPAQRLRLWRRSWKIVETRKVFLFDFWNHGTMVHGCIAAGRERGYMHVDWNGKVMPCVFAPYSGGNILDIYERGGTLNDIWEAPFFRAIRAWQREYRYGSDGTRSTGNWLAPCPARDHHQAFRAMIDEHGPEPQDESSGLCFSGDGLYDNLLRYGREMREISSLIWESEYLARIKE is encoded by the coding sequence TTGCTCAACGGCAGGGCTGGCGATCCCGTGCTGGACCTGCTGGTGTGGTTATTGCGCTCAGACCGCCTGCGGCCCCTCCTCTTCCACGGCGCCGAACGCTGGCTTAAGTCTTACCTGCGAGGGCGGGACGCCGACCCTTCCGCTAACGTCAGGATAAACGAAGAACACCTACTGACCGCATTGGCCATCCTGGACACGGTGGACCGGCTCATCGCCAGAAAAGCCATCTCGCCGCACCTGCTGCGGGTGATCGCGGAGCTATGGGGCCGTGCGCTCACCGCTCCAGCGGAGGCTAGGCCAGCGGTGATGCGATTCCGGGAGGAGCGCGGCTGCGATCCTCCATGGTTCATCGCCATCAGCCCGGGACGCGCATGCAACCTGCGCTGCCCGGGATGCTATTCGGCATCGGATGGCAGTAACGCCAGCCTTCCATGGCCGATTCTGGACCGCATATTGACGGAGGCGAAGGGATTATGGGGGATTAACCTGGTGGTTATCTCGGGGGGCGAACCCCTTGCCTACCGTTCCGAGGGCAAGAACATCATCGACCTGGCCGAGAAACACACCGACTTGCTATTCCTGACGTTCACCAACGGCACCCTCATCGACGCCGCCACGGCGCGCCGCCTCGGGAGGACCGGCAACCTCACACCGGCCTTATCGGTGGAAGGCCTGCGGGAGCGCACGGACGCTGCGCGCGGTACGGGTATCTTCGACGGCATCATCGAGGCCATGCGCCTGTTGGCGGAAGCGGGAGTCCCGACAGGCATCTCCGTCACTGCCACCCACGACAACAGTGAGGAGCTGCTCTCGGACCCGTTCGTCGATCTCTTCTTTGATGAACTGGGCGCCTTCTATGGTTTCCTCTTCCAATACATGCCGATGGGCAGGAACTGTGATCCGGGCAGGATGCCGACCCCCGCCCAGCGCTTGCGGCTGTGGCGGCGTTCCTGGAAGATCGTGGAAACCCGCAAGGTATTCCTCTTCGACTTCTGGAATCACGGCACCATGGTCCATGGTTGCATCGCGGCGGGACGAGAGCGCGGATATATGCACGTCGACTGGAACGGCAAGGTAATGCCCTGCGTATTCGCACCATACTCGGGCGGAAACATCCTGGATATATATGAGCGGGGCGGGACGTTGAACGACATCTGGGAGGCCCCGTTCTTCCGGGCCATCCGGGCTTGGCAGCGCGAGTACCGCTACGGCAGCGATGGAACCCGTTCAACCGGGAACTGGCTTGCCCCCTGCCCGGCACGCGATCACCACCAGGCATTCAGGGCCATGATCGATGAGCACGGGCCTGAACCACAGGACGAGTCCAGCGGTCTGTGCTTTTCCGGTGACGGACTCTACGATAACCTATTGCGGTATGGACGAGAGATGCGTGAGATCTCCAGCCTCATCTGGGAGTCCGAATACCTGGCGCGGATAAAGGAGTGA
- a CDS encoding GNAT family N-acetyltransferase, protein MAGAEGNMVYGGTAPEFEVVALEPVMVERAASTLVEAFKSEETANYHLDTSRPSTLRRMGLIYGVLMRMFLEAGRPVLAARSDKDIQGVIILRDPRKVISKRRIAVLIIQNLFSILPHMACRPVRSLRIMAATRHPDGLTRPYFTVEMLGVHPGCQGRGVGGTLIRAAQARGEDDAAVSGVYLNTASEKNRAFYENLGFDTLCVNDLGTVKVYHLFWQNPAFG, encoded by the coding sequence ATGGCCGGTGCTGAGGGCAATATGGTCTATGGGGGAACGGCCCCGGAGTTCGAGGTCGTCGCGCTGGAGCCCGTGATGGTCGAACGGGCGGCCTCTACGCTCGTCGAGGCCTTCAAGAGCGAGGAGACAGCCAACTATCACCTGGACACGAGCCGGCCCTCGACCCTGCGGCGCATGGGACTCATCTACGGCGTTTTAATGCGGATGTTCCTCGAGGCCGGCCGCCCCGTCCTGGCGGCGCGGTCGGATAAAGACATCCAGGGCGTGATCATATTGAGAGATCCCCGCAAGGTCATATCCAAGCGCCGCATAGCAGTCCTTATCATCCAGAACCTCTTCAGCATCCTGCCCCATATGGCCTGCCGGCCCGTGCGCTCCCTGCGCATCATGGCAGCGACGAGACACCCCGATGGACTTACCAGGCCCTATTTCACCGTCGAGATGCTGGGGGTGCACCCCGGCTGCCAGGGCAGGGGAGTGGGGGGCACGCTCATCCGCGCGGCTCAGGCCAGAGGGGAGGATGACGCGGCGGTCTCGGGCGTCTACCTGAACACGGCGAGCGAGAAGAACCGGGCCTTCTACGAGAACCTCGGCTTCGATACCCTGTGTGTAAATGACCTGGGGACGGTGAAGGTCTATCACCTGTTCTGGCAGAACCCCGCCTTCGGCTGA